GGAATGCTGAGTGAGCCGTCGCGGCCGCCGAGCAAACCTGCGGCAGATTCTTCTGGATGGCCGAATCTATCGAGCCGGTCGTCGTGCAGGAGGCGAGCGAAAGCGCCGCCACCGATGCAAAGATCAGTGAACGCATGTCTGGTTCCTTTGATGGAGGGTTAAGATCAACGCCCTGGAGCAAGACTTGCGGGCCAGAGCTAGACAGGACTAGGTTGCCTCGCGCTTGACCACCATTCCAGGTATTGGTGCAATTTGCGCCACAGCAATGGAAGCCTTGGCACCCTCGGCGGCGGCCTTTTCCAAGGGCCGTGATTTTGCGGCGTGTTTCGGGCTTACGCCAAAACAGAACTCGTCCGGAGGCAAGGAGCATCTGGGAAGGACATCGAAAATGGGCAGCGAGATTTGCGGCGGCTGCTCATCATTGGAGCCACGACCGTCGTCCGTTGGGCGAGGCGACGCGGCGCGCCGGCTGGTACCTGGCTGGCAAGAATGATTCTGACGAAACCGCCAAAGCTGATTGCAGTCGCTCTGGCCAACAAATTGGCGCGTATCGCCTGGGCTCTCATGGCTCGCGGGGCGTCTACGAAGATCCGGCCCCTGGCCCTGCCTGATGCAGCAGCCAGAAGTCGCGAGACATCGGGAATGTGGTGAGGTCTAACGGCGATTATGGGCAATCGGTCAGGAACGGGATTGGATAAACCAGCAGTGGGATGAGTGCTCAGAAGCAAGTGTAGCCGATTGGGATCCGATCCACGAACTCCATAAAGGCCCGCGGCGCCTCGATCTCGCCACATGAGGCTGGACAAACGTCAGCGCCTGACCACATGCCTGTACCGAGGTAAGTTTCCGCTTGCATCTTCCGTGGCGTCCACACACGTGCCCTTCACTTCGTAAGCCCAGTCCGACCCCTTCGGCGGCTTGTCGACCAGCGTCGCAAGGCAGGGATCGACACGCGCCGGCATGGGATCGATTGGAGCGATATCGCAAGCCTTCTTTGAGGATGCTTTGGCCATCTAACCATTAACACAGGACCCGGAAAAAGCCGAACTGACTCTTTTGGCTGAGAGAACATATTAGGAACATTCGGCGGCGATGCGGCGCGCCAGTCCAGGGGCGAAAGGCGCGCATCATGCGAACACTTGAAGATGAGATAGGAACCGGAATTGAAGTCGATCTTGCGGTAATGCCTTTGCACCAAAGGCGGGCCTGTGCCGGTCTCGACCAGTATCGCGGTCCCGTCGAGGTGCGCGGCGTCCACGAACTCGCTATGGGAGTTGCCGAATCCTTCGGGGTCTTTGCAATCTTCGATGTCGAGACGGTGTTGCGGTCTCCGGCAATCACACCATTCGTTACGCAGACGCTCTACTCGATCCCGCTTGAACTGCGGCGGGCCGCCTGCGACCGCGACCGACCAAAAGCAGATAGCGCGCGCAAGGAGATCGCGCGGATAATCTCGGCCGCACTGCTGGCGTGAGCCATTGAAGCACGTCGGCGCTTCCTGCCATCCGAATTGGGAAGAGATTTTCGAGCAGCAGTTTGGCGCCGGCCGAGGAGGAGGATCAAGCGGATGAGTGACGAACATGGCGCGAACCCCACTACGAGACCGGCCGCTATGTCCATTGCTGCGAGCATCCTGGCTGCACGAGATGGGGTGGCTTTGGTTTCACCGTCGGCCGGTCGGAGCCGAGTTGGTTCTGCTTTGAGCATCGGCCCGAATGGAAAATCGCGCAGATGCGGTCGAGCGATCAGCGGCCAGATGCAGGCCAACGGCTATAGAGAAAGCTATATTGGTGAACATTAGCAACTGCTGTAGAATTACCGCAGCCAAACGGAGGGTGAGCAATTGGACGAGCTTCGAAAAGAGGGTTCGCCCGCCGAGGAAGATAGGCGCGAGTTTTTAAAGGCTTGCGGCCGCTTCGCGGCAGTCACCCCGCCTGCAGTGACCATATTGCTGTCGACCAGCCTCACTTCTGATGCCATCGCAGCATCCGGCAGCGGCGCCTCCGGGGGAAAGGGCGGCGGCGGGAATAGTGCAAAGGGCGGCAAGGGTGGAAATGGCACGAAGGGCGGTAAAGGAGGAAATAACGCCAAAGGGAAGGCCAAACCTGGTAAATAAATGCTGCAGGAAGCCTGGAACAAAGTCGCACGAGATGCGTTATTCGTGGCGCCGCGCATTCCGCGGCACCAGGTCCCCCAACCTGTTCAGAGTGCCCGCCACCATCCCCTGGTGCGGGCACTCACTCTTTTTGATATCTTCTACTTGCACTGAAGGTAGTCCATCACCTTATCTCGGTTCGGCCCGGCTTCGCGGATCGCCTCAAGCGCCTTCTGCCGCGTCACCCTCGCCGTTCGCATGAGGTACGCGACCTCGTGCTCCTGTTCGGACACCAGCTCGCGGTCGCGGCCTCTCTTCTTCGGATTATCTGCCATGCTTTCCTCCATCAACATGGATAAAGGATAGGAGCCGACCGGCCGTCGGCAAGGACTGGAACCTCATGCCCGGTGACGTGTTCACCTGCCGAGGAGATGGACCATGGCCGGCAAAGAGAAGATGAAGCAGCTCATTTGGGACTGCCAGAAGGACATTGCCGCCGACCCGCCGCCGGAGAGCGGCATTTCAGAGCACGAGCTGCTACAGATGCTCATCGCCCGTCTCCATGGTCGCCAGGCGAAGGAAGCGCTGGGTGATGATTGGCAAGGTTGGGGGCCGGATGACGATGGCGGCGGCGACGGCGGTAGCCCCGTTCGTCAAGACCGAGAGATGGCCTGACACAAATAGAGCTGCAGCGGGGGACTGCTGCAGCTCCGATCGCGACGTTTGCCGTCACATAGCTGGGGCGAATTGCCCTGTTCCATTCAAGGGAACCGCTTCGAACGTCGCTTGCGGATATTTTACTCTCAGCAGAAACGGAATCAAGGGAAAGCGCCTGATTGGTCAGCGCCGGTTGTAGCTTATCTCGCGCGCCGCTATCTGGAATTCCAACAGACTACCTCGCATCGAGATCCTCTGGTCGAGCTGCGGTTTCCCCAGAAGAGACGCCTTTGTTGTTCCATCGAAGTCGTTGAGACGCGTCTTCGATGTGGCCCGCGTGTCCAACCGGAACTCGACGAACTTGTTCATAAAGATCCCGGCGACGAAAGCCGCCATAGTCGTGACCGCCCATATGATAGCTGTCACCAGAGACGTTCTGCTGGACGTTGAAATTGTGCTGGATGGTAAGGAAGCCGACTAGCAGGTGAAACGCAGTTGCAGCACGGCCGGCGCTCTTTGCCACCGCGTTACGGGTCGACGTCGTTCGTACACTCCGAAAAAGAGGTCGCCAGGCTGAACCGAGACGCAAAACTTCGGAATTCTCTTTTTGAGGCATTTCTTGCCCGAATGTGGCAGGCGCTTAACCACTTAACCAGAACGGCACACAAAGGTTCTTGAAGCCACCGCCCGTGGCCCGTCGCATTACAGACAAACCCATAAGGGGTTTGGGATGGCCCCCAGCCCTACACTCCATCTCGATGGAAGGCCCAGGCCCCTCGCCTCGGGCTTTTGTCTGCGGGCTAATCTGCTGGCTCGGTCACCCTCGACTTTCGCTAGCAAGTATCCCAACAAGTGGTCTAGTCCACCTGTCCGAATTGTGCGCTTTGTTTTTAAGCCTTAAAAGATCCGCTAGTCACTTTGAGCCTTCTCACGAATTACCGCTCCGCGAAATCTAGAGGGAAGAAATGATCCTCAATGGAACTAGCCTGTCTGACGTCATCCGTGGCTTTCTTAGCGACGACCAGATATGGGGATATGCAGGCGACGATTATCTCTACGGCGGCGTCGGCAATGACAGGATCTTTGGCGGCGATGGCAATGACTATATCGTCGGCGGCGTCGGCGATGACTATGCCGAGGGCGGCGAGGGTAACGATCGGCTCGACGGCGGCCTCGGGAACGATGCGTTCATGGGTGGAATAGGGAACGACATCTTTGACGGCGGGGAAGGCAACGACGTTCTCGATGGCGGCCATGGCCATGACCAGATGCTGGGCGGTCGGGGACACGACAAGATTTTTGGTGGCGCGGGAGAAGATTACATCGACGCAGACGAGGGCGACGACATTATTTTTGCTGGGTCCGGAGACGACGGCTTCAACAATCGGGTGAACCCCGCAACGGGCAAGCTGACGCAGCAGGCGGTAGGTGGTGGCGCCGGCAACGATACCATCTATGGCGAAGGGGGCAACGACGCTCTAAAGGGCCAATCCGGAAACGACCGGGTCTATGGCGGCATCGGCGACGACATCGTCGATGGCGGCAACGGAAACAACTATCTCGATGGCGGCGACGGCAACGATGTGTTGGATTCGGAGGGCGGAAGCGACGAAGCCCATGGTGGCAGCGGCAATGACAGAATCTCGGTGGGGGCCGGTAACGACCGGGCCTTTGGGGATGACGGAGATGACATCCTGACCAGCGGGGCCGGCGACGATTATCTGAGCGGCGGCATCCATCAGGATCGCCTTTTTGGCGGCACTGGCAATGACACACTGCGGGGTGACGCAGGCCGAGACGTTCTCTCAGGCGACGCGGGAAGCGACATACTCTGGGGCGGATCCGATTCCGACCGCTTTGTCTTCAAGGGCTTAGGGGCACTATCTGGCCAGGATACCGTCATGGATTTTCAGGATGGCCTGGACTTGCTTGCCATCGAGACGCTCGGGGTCAAGCAGTACTCCAACTCCGGCGCCGCAGGTACGATCTACGCCTACGACGCCACCGGCGGCGACGTGCTGGTGAAGGGCTACAATTCTGCCGGGAACGCGTTCTCCATCCTGGTGGACGATCCCAACGGCAGTCTCACCGCTGCCAACTTCTCGAGGGCGGACTTCGTTTTCGCATAGGCCCGGGGCGATGGCCTAACTGCAGTCGGCAGTCCCATCCACCCGTACCGACCATCGGCTGCGGATAGGTGCTGCACATCCCCCCTCATATCCGAGCTGGTTAAGCTCGATGAGGAGCCGCGGCTTGCGTTTTAGGTCTGCAAGTCTCGTGTCCATGTCGGCCGAACCTTAGTCCGGCTCATCGATGGCAAAGGTTCTTAGGCGGAGCGCTGAGCGAAATCATCGAGGCATATTGGAGTTGTCACCCGGAGCGGCATTCTCGTCTGCCGCTCGTGTGAGTGATGCCTTAGAGTGGAGTTGCCCCCAAAAGACCGGACATGCTCAGGTTTGAGATTGCGAGCTGATGAACTCGCGCGGCGATTGATATCCTAAGGCGCTGTGCGGGTGAAGATTATTGTAATGCTCGAACCAGAACGGCAGTTGCGCCATGACGGTTTCGGCATCCGGGGTGGGGTTCACCGCGACGTAATCGCGCTTGAAGGTTTTGACGAAGGCCTCGGCCATGCCGTTCGATTGCGGGCTGCGCACCGGCGTCGTGCACGGTTCCATGCCGATGTCGCGGAGCAAGGACGCGGTGTCCTTGGCGATGAAGCAGGAGCCGTTGTCGGTGAGCCATTCGATGGGTTCGGACAGCATGTTGATGCGGCCGAAGCGGTTCTCCACTGCTGTGATCACGAGGTCCTGCACGTCCTGGCTCTTGATGCCCTCGGTGGTGGCGACATGGGCGATTGCTTCACGGTCGCAGCAGTCGAGGGCGAAGGCGACCCGGACCTTCTCCTTGTTGTCGCAGCCGATCTCGAAGCCGTCGGAGCACCATCTGATGTTCGAACGTTCGACAGCGACCTGACCCTCGTGGAGACGATTATCGACCGCTCCGGTGTGGCGCACCAATAGCAGATTGTGCAGCTTCATCACCCGGTAGACGCGCTTGGCATTTGGCCACGAACGCCCCAGTTTCCGGGCATTCCGACGCAGGATGGCATGGACACGCCGATAGCCGTAGGTGGGCATATCGGCGATGACGGCCTTGATGTCCTCCACCAGCTCGCGATCAGGTAGTGGCGGGCGTCCTCTGGCTCTGGAAGGGGAGCCTGCGGCACGCGCGGCGATATTCGAGCGAGCGACACCCAAAGTTTCGCAAACGCTCTTCATCCCAAAATCCCCCTCGGAAGAGAGAGCGAGCGCAACAGATTTTTTTTGGGCTACCGGCGATTTCGAGGGCTTCCTTCAGGATTTCGCTCTCCATCGTCTTCTTGCCCAACAGTCGTTGCAACTCCTTCACCTGCGCCTGAAGCGCCCGGTATTCGGATGCCGGAACAACCTCCTCTTCGGCGGCCGTCGCCGTCAGTGCCCCTTGGGACGCCAGCTTGCGCCAGGCGAACAACTGGTTCGGCTGGATGCCGTGCCGACGCGCGACGATGCTCACCGTCGCGTCCGCCTCATAGGTCTCGTGGATGATCGCCAGCTTCTCTGCCGTGCTCCAGCGCCGCCGACGTTCCGGCCCGGAGAGGACTTCCATCTTAAAATTGCTGCTAGTCATATTACCAACATTACTCCTACCCACTTAGCTAAGTGGGGGAGCATGTCCGGGCCTTTCGGGGGCTAATTCATAGAGCTCCCCGCGTCGTCCCTTCTGGGAAGCTCTGAGGTGCGCACGCTTTACAGGACTTTCAAGGATGCGAGACCGAGACGATCACAGCCTACCGGAAGAAAGCGCATCCACTGACGAGAAACCCGCGCCAGACACTCCAAAGAGAACGATTCCATATCGGCGGAAGTCGGTTGGCGTTAACCACGAACGCGATACCGCCCGCCTGAAAACGTTGGAATATCTCGGCAGACGGTGGCTGTCACACCACTAGCAGTGCCGGCATTAACGCCGGAGCTGCGCGCCGCTGACTGGCCTCGATCCGCTGCAGGGTCTCGCGCATCACACGCGTAACGATGGAAAGGCTGTTGAGCGTGTTCTCGACAGCCTTCATTGAGGTAGCCGCTTCGGCCGCCTGCTTCTCCACCGCCGATATTCGGCTCGTGATTATCGATCTACCGGAGGGAGACGTCCGTCAGGCGCTTGTCGAGGCAATCGATGAAATTTGCCTGCGAATCCTGATTGGCATTCACCCTCTGCCGTGTCGCGCGCCCCACGCTACGAGGCCGCAGCCAAAGCCGAACAGGATCACCAGCGTGTTGACGTCATATTCAAACCTCCATTCCAGAGTTGCGACCATTTTTCCGGTTTCCTGTGTTTCGGCCAATGCCCTACATGGACGATAGCGATGCGAAATGGGCCGGCCGAAACGAACCGGCTTCTGACCTCTCGGAAATCGCGGCGCACC
The sequence above is drawn from the Sinorhizobium meliloti genome and encodes:
- a CDS encoding DUF3606 domain-containing protein — encoded protein: MADNPKKRGRDRELVSEQEHEVAYLMRTARVTRQKALEAIREAGPNRDKVMDYLQCK
- a CDS encoding calcium-binding protein, whose product is MILNGTSLSDVIRGFLSDDQIWGYAGDDYLYGGVGNDRIFGGDGNDYIVGGVGDDYAEGGEGNDRLDGGLGNDAFMGGIGNDIFDGGEGNDVLDGGHGHDQMLGGRGHDKIFGGAGEDYIDADEGDDIIFAGSGDDGFNNRVNPATGKLTQQAVGGGAGNDTIYGEGGNDALKGQSGNDRVYGGIGDDIVDGGNGNNYLDGGDGNDVLDSEGGSDEAHGGSGNDRISVGAGNDRAFGDDGDDILTSGAGDDYLSGGIHQDRLFGGTGNDTLRGDAGRDVLSGDAGSDILWGGSDSDRFVFKGLGALSGQDTVMDFQDGLDLLAIETLGVKQYSNSGAAGTIYAYDATGGDVLVKGYNSAGNAFSILVDDPNGSLTAANFSRADFVFA
- a CDS encoding IS3-like element ISRm1 family transposase (programmed frameshift), with translation MTSSNFKMEVLSGPERRRRWSTAEKLAIIHETYEADATVSIVARRHGIQPNQLFAWRKLASQGALTATAAEEEVVPASEYRALQAQVKELQRLLGKKTMESEILKEALEIAGSPKKISVALALSSEGDFGMKSVCETLGVARSNIAARAAGSPSRARGRPPLPDRELVEDIKAVIADMPTYGYRRVHAILRRNARKLGRSWPNAKRVYRVMKLHNLLLVRHTGAVDNRLHEGQVAVERSNIRWCSDGFEIGCDNKEKVRVAFALDCCDREAIAHVATTEGIKSQDVQDLVITAVENRFGRINMLSEPIEWLTDNGSCFIAKDTASLLRDIGMEPCTTPVRSPQSNGMAEAFVKTFKRDYVAVNPTPDAETVMAQLPFWFEHYNNLHPHSALGYQSPREFISSQSQT
- a CDS encoding transposase, with amino-acid sequence MEALAPSAAAFSKGRDFAACFGLTPKQNSSGGKEHLGRTSKMGSEICGGCSSLEPRPSSVGRGDAARRLVPGWQE